A part of Terriglobia bacterium genomic DNA contains:
- a CDS encoding protein kinase, producing MPGEAVAAPASRKLGHYRILEKIGSGGMGEVYRARDERLDREVAIKVLSAGVLADETARKRFRQEALALSKFNHPNIATIYDFDAAEGADFIVTELVKGETLAERIAARRLPEKEILDLALQLAEGLAAAHERGIVHRDLKPANLRLTADGRLKILDFGVAAPLPTLPDSTTAESDAPPPGFAGTLPYMSPEQLRGETVDVRSDLYSAGTVLCEMITGRHPFESRLFTTMLDGILNKPPTPPSRLRPEISPRLEEIVLRCLEKQAARRYQSARELALDLRRAADSGGQARKSIAVLYLENLGGNKEDEYFRDGITEDITTELAKIAELRVFSRSAVLAFRDKPVMPTEVGRQLDASHVLEGSLRREGTRLRITAKLVDTRTGHAVWAERYDRQLEDVFAIQDEIAHSIARELRLALSEQEQRAIRKIPTADMQAYDFYLRGRQFFHQFRRKGFDFAREMFAKAIELDPGYARAYAGIADCSAFLYFYWDSSETNIQQADEASRKALELDFELAEAHASRGLAASLRKNYDEAKREFETAMRLGPNLFEPYYFYARNCYAQGELQQAVEWFEHASHVNPEDYQAPMLMASALHGLGRAKEAGAAYRRGLSAAQKHLLLHPGDTRALYFGANALSQVGDRERSLEWAARAVELEGEEPQVLYNVACVYALLGEAERAIDCLERSLTHGWGQRQWIEHDPDLASLREHPRFRALIGHR from the coding sequence ATGCCGGGCGAAGCCGTGGCCGCCCCCGCCTCCCGCAAACTGGGGCACTACCGCATTCTGGAAAAGATTGGGTCGGGCGGCATGGGAGAGGTGTATCGCGCCCGCGACGAGCGCCTTGACCGCGAAGTGGCAATCAAGGTCCTGTCCGCTGGCGTGCTGGCCGATGAGACCGCGCGCAAGCGCTTTCGCCAGGAGGCGCTGGCGCTCTCCAAATTTAATCACCCGAACATCGCGACCATTTACGATTTCGACGCCGCAGAGGGCGCGGACTTCATCGTCACCGAGTTGGTGAAGGGCGAAACGCTGGCGGAAAGAATCGCGGCGCGGCGTCTGCCGGAGAAAGAAATCCTCGATCTGGCGCTACAACTGGCGGAGGGACTGGCCGCGGCACACGAGCGCGGCATCGTGCACCGCGATCTCAAGCCCGCCAACCTGCGTCTCACCGCCGATGGCCGTCTCAAGATCCTGGATTTCGGCGTTGCCGCGCCGTTGCCGACGCTGCCGGATAGCACCACGGCGGAAAGCGACGCCCCGCCGCCCGGGTTCGCCGGAACCCTGCCCTACATGTCGCCGGAGCAGCTGCGCGGCGAAACGGTGGACGTGCGCAGCGATCTGTACTCTGCCGGCACCGTGCTCTGCGAGATGATCACCGGGCGGCACCCGTTCGAGTCGCGGCTGTTTACGACCATGCTCGACGGCATTCTTAACAAGCCGCCGACGCCACCGTCGCGCCTGCGGCCGGAGATTTCACCACGACTGGAGGAAATCGTCCTACGCTGTTTGGAGAAGCAGGCCGCGCGGCGGTACCAGTCGGCGCGGGAGCTGGCCCTTGATTTACGCCGCGCCGCCGACAGCGGCGGGCAGGCTCGCAAGTCGATCGCGGTGCTCTACCTGGAGAACCTCGGCGGCAACAAGGAAGACGAGTACTTCCGCGACGGCATCACCGAGGACATCACCACCGAACTGGCCAAGATTGCGGAGCTGCGCGTGTTTTCGCGTTCGGCGGTGCTGGCGTTCCGCGACAAACCCGTGATGCCCACCGAAGTGGGGCGCCAGCTCGATGCCTCGCACGTTCTTGAAGGCAGCCTGCGCCGCGAGGGAACGCGGCTGCGGATCACGGCCAAGCTGGTCGACACGCGCACCGGGCACGCGGTGTGGGCCGAGCGCTACGACCGGCAGCTCGAAGATGTGTTTGCCATCCAGGACGAAATCGCGCACAGCATCGCGCGCGAGCTGCGCCTGGCGTTGAGCGAACAGGAGCAGCGCGCCATCCGCAAGATTCCCACCGCCGACATGCAAGCCTACGACTTCTACCTGCGCGGACGGCAGTTCTTCCACCAGTTTCGGCGCAAGGGATTCGACTTCGCGCGCGAGATGTTCGCCAAGGCCATCGAGCTCGATCCGGGGTACGCGCGCGCCTATGCCGGCATCGCGGATTGCAGCGCGTTCCTGTATTTCTACTGGGATTCGAGCGAGACCAACATCCAGCAGGCCGACGAGGCCAGCCGCAAGGCGCTGGAACTCGATTTCGAACTGGCGGAAGCGCACGCTTCGCGTGGCCTGGCGGCGTCCTTGCGCAAGAACTACGACGAGGCAAAGCGGGAGTTCGAAACCGCCATGCGGCTGGGGCCGAACCTCTTCGAGCCGTATTACTTCTACGCCCGAAATTGCTACGCTCAGGGCGAACTACAGCAGGCGGTGGAATGGTTCGAGCACGCCAGCCACGTCAATCCGGAGGACTACCAGGCCCCCATGTTGATGGCCAGCGCGCTGCACGGGCTGGGGCGGGCCAAGGAAGCGGGCGCGGCGTACCGTCGCGGTTTGTCGGCGGCGCAGAAGCACTTGCTCCTTCATCCCGGCGACACGCGCGCGCTGTATTTCGGAGCCAATGCGTTGTCGCAAGTCGGAGACCGAGAGCGTAGCCTGGAGTGGGCTGCGCGCGCCGTGGAACTTGAGGGCGAAGAGCCCCAGGTGCTGTATAACGTTGCCTGCGTGTACGCGCTGCTGGGCGAAGCCGAGCGCGCCATTGACTGCCTGGAAAGATCGCTGACCCACGGCTGGGGCCAGCGGCAGTGGATCGAACACGATCCTGATCTGGCAAGCCTGCGTGAGCATCCCCGCTTCCGCGCCCTGATCGGGCACAGATGA
- a CDS encoding DUF507 family protein, with translation MRVDVKSEEPYRLSRDKINVLARAVAEALAGMENVEFIEEKNAVRLEVRRLLEELLAQEKKIDQEARRKIESQKRTILEGSQEWDILYRKYYLEGVKKLGI, from the coding sequence GTGCGAGTGGACGTCAAGTCGGAGGAGCCGTATCGGCTAAGCCGCGACAAGATAAACGTGCTGGCGCGCGCCGTCGCCGAAGCCCTGGCGGGCATGGAAAACGTGGAGTTCATCGAGGAAAAGAACGCTGTCCGCCTGGAAGTCCGGCGCCTGCTCGAGGAGCTGCTGGCACAGGAGAAAAAGATCGACCAGGAAGCCCGCCGCAAGATCGAGTCCCAGAAACGCACCATCCTGGAGGGCAGCCAGGAGTGGGATATCCTCTACCGCAAGTATTACCTCGAGGGGGTCAAGAAGCTCGGGATTTAG
- a CDS encoding DUF507 family protein has product MHLSKEYVGYLAREVSKKLIKGKFIETKELPVLTERVHAALLDELTLEDRINDEVRIILETYSDEMKKTGANYQEMFKKVKNELVRKYKAVL; this is encoded by the coding sequence ATGCACCTGTCGAAAGAATATGTGGGCTACCTGGCCCGCGAGGTCTCGAAAAAGCTGATCAAGGGCAAGTTCATCGAAACCAAGGAACTGCCTGTCCTCACCGAGCGCGTTCACGCCGCGCTGCTCGACGAGCTGACGCTGGAAGACCGCATCAACGACGAGGTCCGCATCATCCTGGAAACCTACTCCGACGAGATGAAGAAGACCGGCGCCAACTACCAGGAGATGTTCAAGAAAGTGAAGAACGAGTTGGTGCGCAAGTACAAGGCGGTGCTGTAG
- a CDS encoding zinc metalloprotease HtpX has product MGNALKTTLLLGLLTGFLLFIGEYFGGQNGMILALVFAAVMNFVSYFFSDKLALAMYRAQPATREELPRVYQIVERLTQRVGIPMPKIYVIPSDSPNAFATGRNPNHASVAVTQGILNLLTDEEMEGVLAHELGHVRNRDILISSIAATIAGAITFLARMAMWGAMFGGYGGRDERNRGGGLGALFMMILAPIAALMIQMAVSRSREYGADASGAHLTGNPYALASALGKLDAYSRRVPLAASPSTAHLFIVQPFLGMGGMNWANLFSTHPPIAKRIERLTGRPAEFDV; this is encoded by the coding sequence ATGGGTAACGCACTGAAAACCACCCTGCTGCTGGGACTGCTGACCGGCTTTCTACTGTTCATCGGCGAGTACTTCGGCGGGCAGAACGGGATGATCCTGGCGCTGGTCTTCGCCGCGGTGATGAACTTTGTCTCTTACTTTTTCTCCGACAAGCTGGCGCTGGCCATGTACCGCGCCCAGCCGGCGACGCGCGAGGAACTGCCGCGCGTGTACCAGATCGTCGAGCGCCTGACGCAGCGTGTCGGCATTCCGATGCCGAAGATTTATGTAATTCCTTCGGATTCGCCCAACGCCTTCGCCACCGGGCGAAACCCGAACCATGCTTCGGTCGCGGTGACGCAGGGAATTCTGAACCTGCTTACCGACGAAGAGATGGAAGGCGTCCTGGCACACGAACTGGGGCACGTGCGGAATCGCGACATCCTGATTAGCTCGATCGCCGCCACCATCGCCGGCGCCATCACGTTCCTGGCGCGCATGGCGATGTGGGGCGCGATGTTCGGCGGCTACGGCGGCCGCGACGAACGCAACCGCGGTGGGGGACTGGGCGCGCTGTTCATGATGATCCTTGCGCCGATCGCGGCGCTGATGATCCAGATGGCGGTCTCGCGCTCGCGCGAATACGGCGCCGACGCCAGCGGTGCGCACCTCACCGGCAATCCCTACGCGCTGGCCAGCGCCCTGGGCAAGCTCGACGCCTACTCGCGGCGCGTGCCGCTGGCGGCGAGTCCTTCGACGGCGCACCTGTTCATCGTGCAGCCGTTCCTTGGCATGGGCGGGATGAACTGGGCCAACTTGTTCTCCACCCATCCGCCGATCGCCAAGCGCATCGAACGGCTGACCGGGCGCCCGGCGGAGTTCGATGTCTAA
- a CDS encoding MoxR family ATPase: MSPQAMQGTASRAAALRAALRTIIRGQDEVIRLALVTLFAGGHLLIEGVPGVGKTTLAQALARALDCSFQRIQFTSDMLPSDVLGISMYSAVEQRFEFKRGPVFTNVLLADEINRTTPKTQSSLLEAMNESHVTVDGHSYSLPQPFLVMATQNPVEHHGTYPLPESQMDRFLMRVHMGYPTGVSEREILRSEAGAAQLDTVRPVLTAADVIGIQDEVTRVRVDDALVEYTMAIVNRTRESAYLSLGVSPRGGIMLYRAAQGLAFLDGRTFATPDDFKALAVHVFAHRVVVSGRYSSTLKKSQQGEEILREIVESAPVPV; encoded by the coding sequence ATGTCTCCTCAAGCGATGCAGGGAACGGCCAGCCGGGCGGCCGCTTTGCGGGCGGCGTTGCGCACCATCATTCGCGGGCAGGACGAAGTCATCCGCCTGGCGCTGGTCACACTGTTTGCGGGCGGCCACCTGCTGATCGAGGGCGTTCCCGGGGTCGGCAAGACCACGCTGGCGCAGGCGCTGGCGCGCGCCCTGGACTGCAGCTTCCAGCGCATCCAGTTCACCAGCGACATGCTGCCCAGTGACGTGCTCGGCATCTCCATGTACTCCGCCGTCGAGCAGCGCTTCGAGTTCAAGCGCGGCCCGGTGTTCACCAACGTGCTGCTGGCCGACGAGATTAACCGCACCACGCCGAAGACGCAGTCGTCCCTGCTGGAGGCGATGAACGAATCCCACGTCACCGTGGACGGCCACTCATATTCCCTGCCGCAGCCTTTTCTGGTCATGGCCACGCAGAACCCAGTCGAGCACCATGGCACCTATCCGCTGCCGGAATCGCAGATGGACCGTTTCCTGATGCGGGTGCACATGGGCTATCCCACCGGCGTCAGCGAGCGCGAAATCCTGCGCTCGGAGGCGGGCGCGGCGCAACTGGACACGGTGCGTCCGGTGCTCACCGCCGCCGACGTGATTGGCATTCAAGATGAAGTCACCCGCGTGCGCGTGGACGACGCACTGGTGGAATACACGATGGCGATTGTCAACCGCACGCGCGAGTCGGCTTATCTGTCTCTGGGAGTCTCTCCGCGCGGCGGCATCATGCTCTACCGCGCGGCGCAGGGGCTGGCGTTTCTCGATGGCCGCACCTTCGCCACCCCGGACGACTTCAAGGCGCTGGCGGTGCACGTGTTTGCCCACCGCGTGGTGGTCAGCGGGCGCTACTCCTCGACCCTGAAGAAGTCGCAGCAGGGAGAGGAAATCCTGCGCGAGATCGTGGAGAGCGCGCCGGTGCCGGTGTGA
- a CDS encoding DUF4149 domain-containing protein, translating to MSVLRFFMLLSMAIWVGGIIFFSFVVAPALFSILPTRHLSGLVVTRTLGSLHWMGVVCGGVFLICSTFEAYRTSGSVKASVAPDLLVFGMVVITLISQIGVSPKMAALRAEMGEIDKIPAADPRRVAFNHLHQWSTSLEVIVLLLGLTTLYVIARTWAIPVMNAVHAHSLSSRP from the coding sequence ATGTCCGTGCTGCGCTTTTTCATGCTGCTCTCCATGGCGATCTGGGTAGGCGGGATCATCTTCTTCTCCTTCGTGGTCGCGCCCGCGCTGTTCAGCATCTTGCCGACGCGCCATCTCTCCGGGCTGGTAGTCACCCGCACCCTCGGCTCGTTGCACTGGATGGGCGTGGTCTGCGGTGGCGTGTTCCTGATCTGCTCTACCTTCGAGGCCTATCGCACCTCAGGCAGCGTGAAGGCCAGCGTCGCCCCGGACCTGCTGGTTTTCGGCATGGTGGTCATCACGCTCATTTCGCAGATAGGAGTCAGCCCGAAAATGGCGGCCTTACGGGCGGAGATGGGCGAGATCGACAAAATCCCCGCCGCCGATCCGCGCCGCGTCGCCTTCAACCACCTGCATCAGTGGTCCACCAGCCTGGAGGTCATCGTGCTTCTGCTCGGCCTGACAACTCTTTACGTCATTGCGCGGACCTGGGCGATTCCCGTAATGAACG